A single region of the Gracilibacillus caseinilyticus genome encodes:
- a CDS encoding DUF4190 domain-containing protein yields MTARTETHSNSTISLTLGILSIIIPVIGMILGVIGIVYSRKATRAIVNTNESGKGLATSGLICSVAGIIIQFFILLLVVSSMIAFFSIFVIQG; encoded by the coding sequence ATGACTGCGAGAACGGAAACACATAGTAATTCGACAATATCATTAACCTTAGGTATACTTTCGATCATAATACCAGTTATTGGTATGATCCTTGGTGTTATCGGAATTGTATATTCAAGAAAAGCAACAAGGGCCATTGTTAATACAAATGAAAGTGGAAAAGGCTTGGCAACCTCAGGATTAATCTGTAGCGTGGCAGGAATTATTATTCAATTTTTTATTCTGCTCCTTGTTGTATCAAGCATGATCGCCTTTTTTTCTATTTTCGTAATCCAGGGATAA
- a CDS encoding VOC family protein encodes MDNPIVKEIGTVFIPVRNIEKARDWYCDILGLKTDGEIQFGHLYVIPMEGTGIVLDSKIYSEDNIFKTPAFHFNTKNIEEAFHFMSNKGVNVITGIEHNHYFNFKDPDGNILMICNG; translated from the coding sequence ATGGATAATCCAATAGTAAAAGAAATCGGAACAGTATTTATACCAGTAAGAAATATAGAGAAAGCAAGAGATTGGTACTGTGACATATTAGGATTAAAAACAGATGGAGAAATTCAGTTTGGTCATCTTTACGTAATACCCATGGAAGGTACAGGGATTGTGTTAGATAGCAAAATTTATTCAGAGGATAATATATTTAAAACACCAGCATTCCACTTCAATACAAAAAACATTGAAGAAGCATTTCATTTTATGAGTAATAAGGGTGTTAATGTGATTACTGGAATTGAACATAATCATTATTTTAATTTCAAAGATCCGGATGGAAATATTTTAATGATCTGCAATGGTTAA
- a CDS encoding pectinesterase family protein: MSNKSKKAMRKLMTYMMLFTIVFYSIGDITAFASDTTNSRKIDVWDFGGVQESGDLYNNNITADILDSKTSIKSGTFATTTYGDLTVGNPSSSDRSYYLALDGTTPGLNSSGTWGGMSYSYEDGYNGNGIYYANGTGGTERRFLTLDHVVAGDKITVYGGTSNGDESLHFVHADVSMEGTDVTVTPDTSEVQDSSAPFTTTYQKVDFVAQYSGTYQIYVSAESGGKPRFNRVVRTPGVKVSGTVNLNDSDISPGYALNFTNQTTGDTTTVQVNADNTFDAVLATGYDYIATFNEVAGYRISDVTKVISTSTSDMATGTSVSLDVVANKLVTASGNINGFESGYDIDDLEIQYHPPEGSLASSVTATIDTDDMTYSADVQDGIEYTAVMSGVNDYEIAEGGSLKLSADTAQDLTVVKKAVYSASGEFQGLSSTAQISSITFTNVDDGYVYSGTVSNGGYTASLRDGAYSVSAVSSENDSTSSHVVINGEDTTKDILFVNNTSPEPLEWVPDLYVGDSSKEHNYSTVKEALHAAERMNPTDEAHRITIHIAPGVYRAQLIISTPYITLVNTNPNPTSDPDTQVKITWYYGIGYKYYSIGEDGFYSEERAFDKHAKNTANKWGGTVYLTSAAKHFKAENIVFENSFNKYVTDEELEDGVALADVNGSNINVERKVYTDVTSKEATERAAAILIEGDHAEFLDCRFLGSQDTVFTGGSGTNSIYFKNSFIEGNTDYIFGDGNVVFDNVTLNFAGYSDKAVGGYITAAKDEAPYGYLFRNSTITADNNNLNASGYFGRPWGAEASVTFLNTKLESDSIIEPSGWHDMSGPPENANYAEYNTTYNGEAVDTSQRRVPVLTDAEAATFNVTDYFGGWTPSYYTDESDTAPTFKVDPFFTTEDDINIPYTGNTISLGYEFDQANVNDSSLIQWYRVSPDGQETLIKATKASISKTYKISSEDVGNYIKAVVTPETVSGLKGTPMSIQLDNLVKSGSSGNGGGNEIPDGERVNIYIAGDSTVKTYGPTLETGGWGEYLQSFFNSEKVNVMNYANGGRSSRSFINEGSLDKIASTIQAGDYLLIQFGHNDAANQSGYLLDRFVSMGEPDENGMYPSTPGVEEATPSSLESKYGAEYYPYTSGTFKWYLQQYIDTAKNAGATPILATPVSRQYFNSDGTIKPHHDATDTTTGTVTTSNNAYVEAVEQLGEEQDVEVIDMFDLTKDYFEKAYKNDAEASDGTSPLARAVMYTGDSTHNNKIGGFYNGGLMAKEIQGLGYTISNYVMPPERVGGVAGPGHVEFEVDSHSDVSVYTTDDSGTYTNELDSYWTGETQALIDSLSPAEPTDSTIWVVGDSTVSAFNDDYYYPRYGWGTQIGKYLDGSFDIQNIALSGRSSKSYTTDVEYQTLRSGMKDGDYLLIGFGHNDEKREPERYTNPNGTYLEKGSFANSLYENYIKPAQAAGTKVILSTPIVRRTATGEWSDSNLHVTGTSGDYEGGDYAQAIRDLGTALDLPVVDMTSLTKNVYDELGPDETQYLHAWTSSDPVTVDNTHTNIWGGAYNAYLVTQAMKDLGVNGLAEHVVSTEAPTKAETLVSNPDYEEPTYDNDLKQSTLWQDHGIWKGTVFGSVGGTPSTSHQTLETDKDGNMHIAVANNKGKIASTIDGIAMYYYKVPADSTFTLTAKAKINRFDLNNQVSFGLMARDDMYIDLDTKAPMGDYVAAAPLQLTSASNGGFWNGFARKNGVLLQGGTAEHSIFEEDTVDLSIESSSDGYAVKFGNEATVTEGFDFKLTKIDPDYVYVGLFVARNADVTFSDIKLVVDGEEVTAGDQDGDGDKDDQGGDGDKDDQGGNGDKDDQDGNGDKDDQDGDDDQGDQGGNEAPSKDVTVEIGKTVEVNAGGTVTIKGTNTKITLPDDLPAGTKIHVKKANKEAPGLERAGDAYTFEFTYPNGTYSGTFTLSLGYDQEKYDADEVNIYYFNEGTEKWERKGGHAKDGVISLQVSHFSTYGVFADSGDETPGAGSDDQSSDDELPQTATNLYNYLFLGMLLLLVGATIMVIRRRNSL; encoded by the coding sequence ATGTCGAATAAGTCAAAAAAAGCGATGAGAAAATTAATGACTTACATGATGCTTTTCACTATCGTCTTTTACAGTATTGGTGATATAACGGCGTTTGCTAGTGATACAACCAATAGCCGAAAAATAGACGTATGGGATTTTGGAGGTGTTCAAGAGTCAGGGGATTTATATAACAATAATATTACGGCCGATATTCTTGATAGCAAAACTTCTATTAAGTCAGGTACTTTTGCAACCACGACATATGGCGATTTAACGGTAGGAAATCCGAGTTCTAGTGACCGGTCATACTACCTTGCGTTAGATGGTACTACCCCAGGGCTCAATTCCTCTGGTACGTGGGGAGGGATGAGTTATAGCTATGAAGACGGATATAACGGAAACGGCATTTATTACGCAAATGGTACGGGAGGTACAGAGAGAAGATTTCTAACGCTTGATCATGTTGTTGCCGGAGATAAAATTACGGTTTATGGTGGGACAAGTAATGGGGATGAATCCCTGCACTTCGTTCACGCAGACGTTAGTATGGAAGGCACAGATGTTACCGTAACTCCAGATACTTCAGAAGTTCAGGACAGTTCAGCTCCTTTCACTACCACATACCAAAAGGTTGATTTTGTTGCGCAATATTCTGGAACTTATCAAATTTATGTATCAGCCGAATCAGGTGGGAAACCTCGCTTTAATAGAGTGGTGAGAACGCCAGGAGTGAAGGTAAGCGGTACGGTGAATCTAAATGATAGTGATATTTCTCCAGGTTATGCACTTAATTTCACTAATCAGACGACAGGAGATACAACAACCGTCCAAGTAAATGCAGACAACACGTTCGATGCCGTTCTTGCAACGGGTTATGATTATATTGCCACTTTTAATGAAGTAGCAGGCTATCGGATCTCTGATGTAACAAAGGTTATAAGCACCTCAACGTCAGATATGGCGACAGGTACAAGCGTTAGCTTAGATGTAGTAGCTAATAAGCTTGTCACAGCGAGCGGAAATATCAATGGTTTTGAAAGCGGTTACGATATAGATGATTTAGAAATTCAATATCATCCTCCTGAGGGAAGCCTTGCTTCATCGGTTACAGCTACCATTGATACAGATGACATGACATATTCCGCAGATGTTCAGGACGGAATAGAGTATACAGCCGTTATGTCAGGTGTGAACGATTACGAAATTGCAGAAGGTGGTAGCCTAAAACTTAGTGCGGACACTGCTCAGGATCTTACGGTTGTTAAAAAAGCAGTTTATTCCGCCTCGGGGGAATTTCAGGGATTATCTTCAACGGCTCAAATTTCAAGTATTACATTTACCAACGTTGATGATGGATACGTTTATTCTGGGACCGTTTCAAACGGAGGATATACGGCAAGTCTTAGAGACGGCGCGTACAGCGTTTCAGCAGTTAGTTCTGAAAATGATAGCACAAGTTCTCACGTCGTTATTAATGGGGAGGATACCACAAAGGATATTTTATTTGTTAACAACACGTCACCAGAGCCTCTGGAATGGGTACCAGATTTATATGTTGGCGACAGCTCAAAGGAACATAATTATAGTACCGTTAAGGAAGCTCTTCATGCTGCAGAAAGAATGAACCCCACAGATGAAGCACACCGAATTACCATTCACATTGCACCTGGTGTTTATAGAGCACAACTGATTATATCAACACCATACATTACCCTTGTAAATACCAACCCAAATCCAACCAGTGATCCGGACACCCAGGTTAAAATTACTTGGTATTATGGAATAGGATATAAATATTACAGTATAGGAGAGGATGGTTTCTATAGTGAAGAGCGCGCATTTGACAAGCACGCAAAGAATACGGCTAATAAATGGGGAGGAACCGTTTATCTCACTAGCGCTGCTAAACACTTCAAAGCGGAAAACATTGTATTTGAAAATTCTTTCAATAAATATGTTACCGATGAAGAATTGGAAGATGGTGTAGCGTTAGCCGATGTTAATGGCAGTAATATCAATGTAGAGAGAAAGGTTTATACAGATGTTACTTCAAAAGAAGCTACAGAAAGAGCTGCTGCTATTCTGATTGAAGGGGACCATGCAGAATTTTTAGACTGCCGTTTTCTTGGAAGCCAGGATACAGTTTTCACTGGTGGCAGCGGTACAAATAGCATCTATTTTAAAAACTCTTTCATAGAAGGGAACACGGACTATATATTTGGTGACGGAAATGTAGTATTTGATAATGTTACATTGAATTTTGCTGGTTACAGTGATAAGGCTGTAGGTGGTTATATAACAGCAGCAAAAGATGAAGCGCCTTATGGATATCTATTTAGAAATAGTACCATAACAGCCGACAATAATAATCTGAATGCATCAGGTTATTTCGGAAGACCATGGGGAGCCGAAGCAAGCGTAACATTTTTAAACACCAAGCTCGAAAGCGATTCTATAATAGAGCCAAGTGGCTGGCATGATATGTCGGGTCCACCTGAAAACGCGAATTACGCGGAATACAACACTACGTACAATGGGGAAGCTGTAGATACATCACAAAGAAGAGTGCCCGTTTTAACAGATGCTGAAGCAGCCACATTTAATGTTACCGATTATTTCGGAGGTTGGACACCGTCTTATTATACGGATGAAAGTGATACAGCTCCAACATTTAAGGTGGATCCTTTCTTCACAACAGAGGATGATATCAATATACCTTACACTGGAAATACAATTAGCTTAGGGTATGAATTTGATCAGGCTAACGTAAATGACAGTTCGTTAATCCAATGGTACAGAGTGAGTCCGGATGGACAGGAAACATTGATCAAAGCAACAAAAGCCTCCATTTCCAAGACGTACAAAATCTCAAGTGAAGATGTCGGAAATTATATTAAGGCTGTTGTTACCCCTGAGACAGTGAGCGGGTTAAAAGGCACTCCGATGTCCATTCAACTCGACAACTTGGTAAAATCTGGTTCATCAGGGAATGGTGGAGGAAATGAGATACCAGATGGAGAGCGTGTAAATATTTATATAGCAGGTGATTCCACTGTTAAAACATACGGCCCTACTCTAGAAACAGGAGGTTGGGGAGAATATTTACAGAGCTTTTTCAATTCTGAAAAGGTGAATGTGATGAACTACGCAAACGGAGGCAGAAGTTCGAGAAGTTTCATAAACGAAGGAAGTCTCGATAAAATTGCTTCTACTATTCAAGCTGGTGACTATTTATTGATTCAGTTTGGACATAATGATGCAGCCAATCAATCAGGATATCTGTTAGATCGATTTGTTTCCATGGGAGAACCGGATGAGAATGGTATGTATCCTTCCACTCCGGGTGTGGAAGAGGCAACACCGTCAAGTCTTGAATCCAAGTACGGTGCAGAATATTATCCTTATACAAGCGGTACCTTCAAGTGGTATTTGCAGCAGTATATTGATACAGCGAAAAATGCGGGTGCAACCCCTATATTAGCAACGCCTGTTTCCAGACAATATTTTAATTCAGATGGTACGATCAAACCACATCATGATGCAACAGATACGACAACAGGAACGGTTACAACGTCTAATAATGCTTATGTAGAAGCTGTTGAACAGCTAGGCGAGGAACAGGACGTTGAGGTTATTGACATGTTTGATTTAACAAAAGATTATTTTGAGAAAGCATACAAAAATGACGCAGAAGCTAGTGATGGAACTTCTCCTCTAGCAAGAGCAGTTATGTATACAGGTGATTCAACGCACAATAATAAAATAGGTGGTTTTTATAATGGCGGTTTAATGGCCAAGGAGATACAAGGTCTTGGTTATACTATCTCTAATTATGTGATGCCACCTGAAAGAGTTGGTGGTGTTGCAGGTCCTGGTCATGTCGAATTTGAAGTAGATTCACATAGCGATGTCAGTGTATATACTACTGATGACAGCGGTACTTATACAAATGAATTGGATTCTTATTGGACGGGGGAAACGCAGGCCCTGATTGATAGTCTGTCTCCTGCTGAACCGACTGATTCAACGATTTGGGTTGTAGGGGATTCCACTGTAAGTGCTTTTAACGATGATTATTATTATCCAAGATATGGATGGGGTACCCAAATAGGAAAATACCTTGACGGTTCTTTTGACATTCAAAACATTGCTTTGTCCGGAAGAAGTTCCAAAAGCTATACAACGGATGTTGAGTATCAGACATTACGCAGTGGTATGAAGGATGGCGATTACTTATTAATAGGTTTCGGTCATAATGATGAAAAACGAGAACCAGAAAGATATACCAACCCGAATGGAACCTATTTAGAGAAAGGATCTTTTGCGAATTCCCTGTATGAAAATTACATTAAACCGGCACAAGCTGCGGGCACGAAAGTCATTCTGTCTACACCTATCGTAAGAAGAACTGCTACAGGTGAGTGGAGCGACTCCAATCTTCATGTTACCGGAACTTCAGGAGATTACGAAGGTGGAGATTATGCACAGGCAATTCGGGATTTGGGCACTGCGCTAGATCTACCGGTTGTTGATATGACCTCTTTAACCAAAAATGTATATGACGAATTGGGTCCAGATGAAACGCAATATCTACATGCTTGGACATCTTCTGACCCAGTTACTGTTGATAATACGCACACAAATATTTGGGGCGGGGCATATAATGCATACCTCGTTACGCAGGCGATGAAAGATTTAGGAGTAAATGGACTTGCGGAGCATGTGGTTAGTACTGAAGCGCCAACCAAGGCAGAAACTTTGGTTTCTAATCCTGATTATGAGGAACCAACCTATGATAACGATTTAAAGCAAAGTACATTATGGCAAGATCATGGTATTTGGAAAGGAACTGTCTTCGGTTCTGTCGGGGGCACTCCAAGTACTTCACATCAAACGCTTGAAACAGACAAAGATGGTAACATGCATATTGCAGTAGCGAATAATAAAGGGAAAATTGCCAGTACCATCGATGGTATTGCCATGTATTATTATAAAGTACCTGCTGATAGTACGTTTACCTTAACTGCTAAAGCTAAAATCAATCGATTTGATCTTAACAATCAAGTTTCCTTTGGTTTGATGGCTAGGGACGATATGTATATCGATTTGGATACTAAGGCTCCTATGGGTGATTATGTGGCAGCGGCTCCTTTACAGCTTACTTCTGCATCCAATGGAGGATTCTGGAATGGCTTTGCAAGAAAAAATGGAGTGTTACTCCAGGGCGGCACGGCTGAACATTCAATTTTTGAAGAAGATACTGTTGACCTTTCCATTGAAAGTAGTTCAGACGGTTATGCAGTTAAATTTGGAAATGAAGCAACAGTAACGGAAGGATTTGATTTTAAACTGACTAAAATTGATCCTGATTACGTTTATGTAGGTCTGTTCGTTGCTCGCAATGCCGATGTTACCTTTAGCGATATTAAGCTAGTTGTTGATGGTGAGGAAGTAACGGCTGGAGACCAAGATGGCGATGGTGACAAGGATGATCAAGGCGGCGATGGCGACAAGGATGACCAAGGTGGCAATGGCGATAAGGATGATCAAGACGGCAATGGTGACAAGGATGACCAGGACGGCGATGATGATCAGGGTGATCAAGGAGGAAATGAAGCTCCAAGTAAAGATGTTACGGTTGAGATCGGAAAAACAGTAGAAGTCAACGCTGGAGGAACGGTTACCATCAAAGGAACGAACACGAAGATAACCTTACCTGATGATCTTCCTGCAGGTACAAAAATTCATGTGAAGAAAGCAAATAAAGAAGCACCAGGCCTTGAACGAGCTGGTGATGCTTATACATTTGAATTTACGTATCCAAATGGTACGTATAGTGGAACTTTCACCTTATCCTTAGGCTATGATCAAGAAAAATACGATGCAGATGAAGTGAATATTTATTATTTCAATGAAGGCACAGAGAAGTGGGAACGAAAAGGTGGTCACGCAAAAGACGGGGTTATTTCATTACAAGTATCACACTTCTCCACGTACGGTGTATTTGCTGACTCAGGTGATGAAACACCTGGAGCTGGAAGCGACGATCAGTCTAGTGATGATGAGCTTCCGCAAACAGCTACGAATCTATATAATTACCTGTTCTTAGGTATGCTTCTACTACTAGTTGGCGCAACAATTATGGTAATAAGAAGGAGAAATAGCCTTTAA
- a CDS encoding disulfide bond formation protein DsbD gives MNKKTFNIFGWVLLLGMAVSWIGFGYSSWYILLIPMAYISFSISDGSIKKFEKIKQMSIRQVILTLFAFVVSVGIAFALIQLANYLINEILHLTGWIKTISEIVAVIFSVYPVKFTFGSVVYKVTKDLNAAR, from the coding sequence GTGAATAAAAAAACCTTTAACATATTTGGCTGGGTTCTGCTTCTGGGAATGGCTGTGTCGTGGATAGGGTTTGGCTACTCAAGCTGGTACATATTATTAATCCCGATGGCGTATATTTCTTTTTCCATTAGCGATGGCAGCATTAAAAAATTTGAGAAAATAAAACAAATGTCCATACGTCAAGTAATTCTAACCCTGTTTGCGTTTGTTGTGTCAGTGGGCATAGCATTTGCTCTTATTCAATTAGCTAATTACTTGATAAACGAGATATTACACTTAACTGGATGGATAAAGACAATAAGCGAGATTGTTGCTGTGATTTTTTCCGTATATCCTGTTAAGTTTACCTTCGGCAGTGTTGTTTATAAAGTAACAAAGGATTTGAACGCTGCAAGATAA
- a CDS encoding DUF523 domain-containing protein codes for MILVSSCLAGLKVRYNGTHSLDHRISKLINEHKATPVCPELLGGFSTPREPAEIIDGNGEDVLAGNAKVVEKSGKDVTELYIKGAYITLEKAKQVNATMVVLKENSPSCGSSMIYNGEFIGEKMAGNGVTSALLKRNGLRVISEEQFADNFDELI; via the coding sequence ATGATTTTAGTTAGTTCTTGTTTAGCCGGGTTAAAAGTAAGATATAACGGAACCCATAGTTTAGATCATCGTATCAGTAAATTGATTAATGAGCATAAAGCAACACCTGTATGTCCGGAATTGCTTGGTGGTTTTTCAACTCCCAGAGAACCTGCTGAAATAATAGATGGTAATGGGGAAGACGTATTGGCTGGAAATGCTAAAGTAGTGGAGAAATCAGGTAAGGACGTTACGGAATTATACATAAAAGGGGCTTATATTACCTTGGAAAAAGCTAAACAGGTTAATGCAACAATGGTTGTTCTTAAGGAGAATAGTCCATCTTGTGGAAGTTCAATGATTTATAATGGTGAATTTATAGGGGAGAAAATGGCTGGGAATGGAGTTACAAGTGCCTTATTAAAAAGAAACGGTTTACGGGTCATTTCAGAAGAACAGTTTGCCGATAACTTTGATGAATTAATATAA
- a CDS encoding DUF4352 domain-containing protein, whose amino-acid sequence MKNKIILVSALFISILFISACSNSAEDEEVSETTDPEETTTASSEIEDKEANDNSESLFGDLDLPEDQLGLSIGDTAHYKYGYQDIIREFEITLNSVEISDTAGDQPSEEGNYVIVNVTLKNLSEVPVIAEDGLSLSLENENVGGLPWFYIEGVAEEWPGEIPPNESQTGVLLYDSPTGTSYSLISGDSSANANTISFEFTEDEAE is encoded by the coding sequence TTGAAGAATAAAATTATATTAGTATCAGCATTATTTATCAGTATTCTGTTTATCAGCGCTTGCAGTAATTCAGCAGAAGATGAAGAGGTAAGCGAAACTACTGATCCAGAAGAAACCACGACTGCATCTTCAGAAATTGAAGATAAAGAGGCAAATGATAATAGCGAGAGTTTATTCGGAGACCTTGATTTGCCTGAAGATCAGCTTGGGTTATCTATTGGCGACACGGCTCATTATAAGTATGGTTATCAGGATATTATACGAGAATTTGAAATCACATTAAATTCTGTTGAGATTTCGGATACTGCGGGAGACCAGCCTAGTGAGGAAGGTAACTATGTTATTGTGAACGTAACACTTAAAAACCTAAGCGAAGTGCCAGTTATTGCTGAAGATGGATTAAGCCTTAGTTTAGAAAATGAAAATGTCGGCGGTTTACCTTGGTTCTACATAGAAGGTGTGGCAGAAGAATGGCCAGGTGAAATACCACCTAATGAATCTCAGACAGGAGTGTTATTATATGATTCGCCTACTGGTACTTCTTATTCATTAATTAGTGGTGACTCCTCAGCTAATGCAAATACCATTTCATTTGAATTTACAGAAGATGAGGCGGAATAA
- a CDS encoding putative holin-like toxin, whose translation MSLAESFSLLLSFGAFLIALLALVISLVNRK comes from the coding sequence ATGAGTCTAGCTGAAAGTTTTTCACTACTGCTTAGTTTTGGTGCTTTCTTGATTGCATTGCTCGCTTTGGTCATTTCTTTGGTTAATCGGAAATAG
- a CDS encoding NAD(P)-binding oxidoreductase — MAKEKVRFNERNYLIVQCGSIGQKESREVIPEAWRERNLSDEEEYYFSMKKKADIELTRSGLDWIILRPSLLVDDPGIGTVSLGPAEFHDHIARADVAETLVALLHEPRISKQIHELNTGSTPI, encoded by the coding sequence GTGGCAAAAGAAAAAGTCAGGTTCAATGAGAGAAATTATTTAATCGTACAGTGCGGTTCAATCGGACAAAAAGAGAGTCGAGAAGTAATCCCAGAGGCTTGGCGGGAACGAAACCTCAGTGACGAGGAAGAGTATTACTTTTCTATGAAGAAGAAAGCAGATATCGAGCTTACTCGGAGTGGACTAGATTGGATAATTTTACGGCCGTCTTTGCTCGTTGACGATCCAGGGATTGGCACTGTCTCCCTGGGGCCGGCCGAGTTTCACGATCATATAGCTCGTGCTGATGTCGCTGAAACGCTCGTTGCTTTACTTCATGAACCCCGTATTAGTAAGCAGATTCATGAACTTAATACGGGATCGACGCCAATCTAA
- a CDS encoding class I SAM-dependent methyltransferase, with product MKQNKYDNPTFFSAYEQMPRSVKGLEGAGEWHILKELLPDFKNKNVLDLGCGFGWHCRYASDQQASSVVGVDISENMIQRAREITNNPLISYVKAPIEDFAFSESQFDVVISSLAFHYIESFKSICEKVYESLRARGSFVFSVEHPIFTSRKEQDWYYDEHGNRSHWPVDHYQKEGVREALFLNENVIKYHRTISTYMNDLIDAGFIISAVKESFPSDEMLKKDPQMEDENRRPMFLMISAKK from the coding sequence ATGAAACAAAATAAATATGATAATCCAACATTTTTTTCCGCGTATGAACAAATGCCTAGGTCTGTTAAAGGTCTTGAAGGTGCTGGAGAATGGCATATATTAAAAGAACTGCTACCAGATTTCAAAAATAAAAATGTCCTTGATTTGGGTTGTGGTTTTGGTTGGCATTGTCGTTATGCAAGTGATCAGCAAGCAAGTTCTGTAGTAGGTGTAGATATATCCGAGAATATGATCCAAAGAGCCCGTGAAATAACAAATAATCCCTTGATTTCATACGTCAAAGCACCGATCGAGGACTTTGCTTTTTCAGAATCCCAATTTGACGTGGTAATCAGTTCGCTTGCTTTTCACTACATTGAGTCATTTAAATCAATCTGTGAAAAAGTTTATGAGTCTCTAAGGGCTAGGGGAAGCTTTGTTTTTTCTGTTGAGCATCCAATTTTCACTTCACGAAAAGAACAAGATTGGTACTATGATGAACACGGAAATCGTTCGCATTGGCCAGTTGATCATTATCAAAAGGAAGGAGTACGTGAAGCATTGTTTCTAAATGAAAATGTTATAAAATATCATCGTACCATTTCAACATATATGAATGACTTAATTGATGCTGGTTTCATTATTAGTGCAGTTAAAGAATCGTTTCCATCTGATGAAATGTTAAAAAAGGATCCCCAAATGGAAGATGAAAATCGGAGGCCGATGTTTTTAATGATCTCTGCAAAGAAATAA
- a CDS encoding DUF4177 domain-containing protein, protein MYEYKFIKVKIGSLNGKPKENYEEIIKEQASEGWRLHTLAPLPFAAAGQANELELIFERLVQ, encoded by the coding sequence ATGTATGAATATAAATTTATTAAGGTTAAGATCGGTTCCTTGAATGGTAAACCTAAAGAGAATTACGAAGAAATTATAAAAGAACAAGCAAGTGAAGGATGGCGATTGCATACACTTGCACCGTTACCTTTCGCAGCTGCTGGACAAGCAAATGAGTTAGAACTTATCTTTGAAAGACTGGTTCAATAA
- a CDS encoding ATP-binding cassette domain-containing protein — MVAITGESGKGKTTLLNIMGLITKKDDGDLTLYGEKNPTIHSKTAMLLRRRKIGYLFQNYGLVEDETVRWNLQLALAYKKLKKGKKTEKIDMLLKEFNLSHLRDKMVYQLCGGEQQRIAIIRLILQESDLILSDEPTASLDVKNEKLILDYLSKLNQEGKTIVVVTHNKEILSYFSRVISLSELSN; from the coding sequence ATGGTTGCCATAACGGGTGAAAGTGGAAAAGGCAAAACAACATTGCTAAACATAATGGGATTAATCACCAAAAAAGACGATGGGGATTTGACACTATATGGCGAGAAAAACCCTACCATTCATTCTAAAACAGCAATGTTATTAAGAAGAAGAAAAATAGGTTATTTATTTCAAAATTATGGTTTAGTAGAAGATGAAACCGTTAGATGGAATCTTCAATTAGCTTTAGCATATAAAAAATTAAAAAAAGGCAAAAAGACAGAAAAAATTGATATGCTTCTAAAAGAATTTAACCTATCCCACTTAAGAGATAAAATGGTTTATCAATTATGTGGTGGTGAGCAGCAGCGAATAGCCATCATAAGACTTATCTTACAAGAAAGTGATTTAATACTTTCAGATGAACCAACAGCCAGCTTAGATGTGAAGAACGAAAAATTAATATTAGACTATTTATCGAAATTAAATCAAGAGGGTAAAACAATTGTTGTCGTAACACACAATAAAGAGATTCTATCCTACTTTTCCCGTGTAATCAGTTTAAGTGAATTGTCAAACTGA
- a CDS encoding tubby C-terminal domain-like protein, whose translation MMEYYYKTHLNGFTTKPLIVYRGIHQIGVIQGYFDNIFKKVIDEFVGGVPMFLK comes from the coding sequence ATGATGGAATATTATTATAAAACGCATCTAAATGGCTTTACAACAAAACCTTTAATAGTTTATAGAGGAATCCATCAAATTGGAGTTATTCAAGGTTATTTTGACAATATATTCAAGAAGGTTATAGATGAGTTTGTAGGCGGGGTACCTATGTTTCTGAAATAA